The DNA sequence gggaaaccctgagttgactgaactagttgataacaagcgtcgtagtacaggttatgcgggaccgcggttgttaggttaggtgaagccggataactgaaagaaatccaggacaagttgatcttgcttcgtagtacaggcctcagctGTCAAAGACATCCCATCATGCTCAGCACTGCACAGCAATGAGAATAAGTGAACTGCAGAATGCacacacttaacaaataaacagcAGTTGTAGTTAATAATAGGACGACATGCTTCAGTGAGCCACGCAAGCAGAGCTGCTTTGCGCTTGTCTATTTCACCGTCATTTTTCACTGACAGGATATCCCTACATTACAGATACACAATGCCGTTACATGGGGATTGTCAAAGAAACTACATTTCTGAAATTGTTTGGGGATTTTTACACCATCCTGGGAAACTGTTCTCCTGTAAGTTATCCTGACATGCTGGTTTTATCCTCCTATCTGTAGGTGTGTACAACCTGTTCCCCGGTCAGGGAGTACGTGCGCTTGTTTGACGTGACGGAGCGGACATCGCTGCACCGCCATGGGACATGCCGCAGGTGCAGCCACTGTGGTAGTGAACTAAGGGACACCATAGTGCACTTTGGGGAACGTGGAACCCTAGAGCAACCTCTCAACTGGAAGGGAGCTGCAGAGGCTGCCAAGATGGCGGATGTTATCCTCTGCTTAGGCTCCAGTCTGAAGGTAGGTTTTCTAAACCACGTGGTGTCTGTATGCAGTTGGTAATCTGAAAAGGtttgttaaattgcaatttCAGAGTTTTGTTTTAATCAGGTTAATATATTGTGAATATCATGAAAATACATTAATTGACATGTAAATTAATATATGTAAAATGATTTGTATTTGATTAGATTGATTTATTAGCTTGTGGCATCTTCACAACATCTTCTTGCActcttgtttctctctcttctagGTGCTGAAGAAATATGCTTGTCTGTGGTGCATGAACAGACCAGCAAGCAAAAGGCCCAAACTCTACATTGTCAACCTCCAGGTATAGTtggtttttgacattttaggtgAATAAGATGCAAATGAATTTGAATAAGATGCATATAAAGTTCTGGCTGCTCTTGGCTGATTTAAGTGTCTGTGCTTTTGTTCTAGTGGACACCAAAAGATGACCTGGCTAAGCTGAAAATTCATGGCAAGTGTGATGAGGTAATGAGTCTCCTAATGGAGGAGCTGAACATTCAGATTCCTGTATATGACAGGTAAGGACCTTTTTCACAAATGCATTTTTCATGCTTTACAATACTTGGATTTTGGAATAAACCCCATTATTCATACACACGCAAACCAGAAAGATTATTCCAAGCTCAGTTTCCCTCATTCTGTCTCATCAGGGCGGAGGACCCCATCTTTAGTTTAGCCACACCTTTGCGGCAAGAAGAGGTCGACAGCCATACTCGTGAGGTCATAGCTCCCCTTGATGGGCAGGAGGACTTCTTACCTGACTCTGGAGAGCAGGCAGAAGAAGCCACAGCTGTGCAGGGCGGCTGGTTTGGAAGAGGCTATGgcaaaggaagaaagaaaaagaaaaaagctgcaTAATCAAGACACATGCAAATTTGGTTGACGTATGTGAAGTGATCAATCCCAATGAGGGATTCAAATTTCAGTCTCATAATGAGGACGAGTTGGACTTTAGTCTGCCGTGGTCTTTTTGGCTGCGTTGGTGTCATTTAGTCACATTTTCTATTtagtgtgtgcgcgtgtgaagGGAAAACACACTTTTGACTATTTGAAAATTAGGTTTCCTCATTGCCACACAATATGTTTTCAGCTTTAATCCAGACAGTCACAAATGATACCAGTAGTGActagtttttaatttaaaaaatatatatatcaaaacCATTCCTGCAGCATTACATTTTTCTGCTGTCCCTCTGTATGGTCCGTATGTCCTTAGTCtagctttgccagaccatcctctacagcactgcggaggtgggtctggctagtccgtacagcattctgggatgagaaaaacgtgctctggtttattggcatatctttaaaccaatcataatcgtcatgggcggtgctaaggcAGAGCCACGGtggtgctgcaaaatagcctcgggaaagaacttgttttggtggaacgtgtgtacgttcaaaagtcattttagtcatgcaacagaaaactcagattggacagatagtctagctagctgtctggatttaccctgcagagatctgaggagcagttaaccttagtcctcagaaatcgaccTGAGTTTAAAATTGACAGCGGCAACGaggcaatcccggaagtggaacgtcatggatatataCTAGTATGTCACAAACCCTATTATTTTAAATGGCAATGTTTTTTTCAGCCCCATTTGAAGCCTACAGGGGTTGAATCATCCTCTGGAGATTATATTTTTGGTGATCACTTTAACCAGagttacatttatgtttttaccAAGTTGGTATTGGTGAATTGCAGTACAATGATTTATTCTAATAATTGCAAGATGCTGCTGGTTTGAGCATTAGCTTGATGTGAATAGACATTAAGATACAGGTGTCTAAAGTGTACGTTACTGTACGTATGATTTAGTGTTTACAAGTAACAAATGCCagtacaacagcagcagcaaaccAACGACCATTTTTTGATTTCGGTGCTTTTACTGGGAAGAGATTCAGGAGGTCAAAACCTTTCTTAATATATtagattaaaaatatatttttgtagtCTTTTTCAGATGTTTAAAACTTGCATTGTtgaatgtacttttttttttttttttaacgcaaTGGCTTGTTTGTGTTGATGTTTATTTTAATGGTATTTTGGTTAACTTATTTCCTGAACTCACCGCCAATCTTTATCTGCTGTCCTCCATCCTCAGGTTTGCAGGCTAGGTAGTACAGCTACTACTGTACCTCAGTTTACTGAAATTGaatttgtgtatgtttacatatttATCTCAACTTTTGACTCTGCTGCTGTCACATTTGTCTACAGAGCTGTGCAaaaatgtttctttctttcttaatttttgttgttgaattttAACTTACATTTTCTTTAGTTTTGAGTTAGTCATTTCAAGTTACTGTTTCTTAAGTGATTGGAAACTCAAAATATGTGTGTCTATTAACTTGTCTCAGGAAGATCCAGTGTTATTAATCTCATCCTGTACCCTATAATATCAGAAGTTATTACAGGCCAGACTAATGACCAGAGTGTTCAGCATTCCTAAAACTGGATGTGAAGACTCCTTGGTTTtcattatattttgcaaaaaaagGGATGCCATACTTGTAAGACGAAGTGTTCCGTTATTTTAATAATGTTTGATCATCTGCGTTTTCATTGTAGTGGCCTTTGCTTTAACTAGTCAATTAATATTTGTAATAATATTATAGTACACTTGATTTATAGACTTGACAGAACTCTAGCTTAACCTGTTACCTTTATTAGCcgtgtgattatttttttgttgagttgtgCAAGTGTAATGGTTTGTTCCtgggtttgttttatttgtgtcaGTTGTTTAACTTATTAAATAAAAGATTTGACAATAATATAGACTGGCTGACTTGTGAATAGATATCTCTGAAATGAAGGATACTTAACTTACAAAACTAACTATATCTAGTATTATTTATGCATAACAAGCATCCAATTAAACACTGCCTGTGTGTTTAGCAATTAATTTATTAAGTTATTGTTTATGTTATATGTTATTGGACTTGTTCTAGGCAACTCATTCCCTAATATTAATTAACTTTCTAGCTGTGTGTGGTGGAGTAAGTGTTCAAATCCTAAGTAAAATGTagcaataccacaatgtaaaccACTCCATTACTAATTTAAGTGCTGAATTCAAGATTCCATCAACCAGAacataaataatttaataaatatgtttttcttgaGTTAAAGTACTAATAAGTTCTCATGCAGCACAATGCTCATTGTCCTAGTTATATTATGCTTAATCTATAGAAGTTCAACATACATTTTTGAATCGATcatgtgttttgtctgtaaaatatGAACTGAAAAAGAACTTAACCAGAGCTATCAAATAATTGGAAGtagagtgtaaaaaaaaaaaaaaaaaagtatatattagcgaaaaatagaaatactcaagtacctCAACAAGTGTGTACAACATCACGGATGTATAATAAAACGGTGTACATTACATTAGTTCAGTGCCTGAGTAAAGTACGTAGTTGCATTTCACATCAGTTTGTTTATATCAGAGACTCTGGTTCATAGGTTGTATCTGATCACGTGACAGGAGTGATTACGCCATCTTTACGTCAGCGTGAGAGGATCGAGAGGATTCGTTCGATGCGACGTAGTTTTGGAGGCGTTGGCTTGTTCACTGTTATCAGTCTGCTTTGGAGAACCTgagacgaagaagaagactaCCTTAATAATCTTTTGGAGTAACCGGAGTCAAATACTCtgaaactgtttttttattttatttacaacgTAAAGTAATTTGAACCTATCGAAATGATCAAAAACGGCCACCACGCCACCAGCGACCAGCAGGATGACGCCGGTCGTAAGCCGGGTGGTTCAGTGTGCAGCCCGGAGAAAAGGAAGCGCGTCGTCCGGTTGTGGTGTGACGGCTGGTGAGTCTCTGTGCCCGCCACTGACTTACTGTTGGTGCTGGTTTATTAAACTCCTTTCCACAGTTTGTTGTCCTTTACGCGTTCATTATGCAACACATAAGGACCAATTGTGGGTAggcatgctaatgctagctagaTATTTAACTTAGCAGTTAGTAACGTAGCAACAGGAGTGTCAGTTTTAGCTAACG is a window from the Perca fluviatilis chromosome 1, GENO_Pfluv_1.0, whole genome shotgun sequence genome containing:
- the sirt7 gene encoding NAD-dependent protein deacetylase sirtuin-7, with product MEEEADTGVSSRTERKALEKAKILQRERERKIFRLVGRVLKKPEADRSKEEAAVLLLHGETVEELCKRQVRTNVLKRKQEEVFDDADELKSKVRQLAVAVKQAKHLVVYTGAGISTAASIPDYRGPNGVWTQLQKGRTVSSSDLSKAEPTLTHMCVRMLHKEKLVQHVVSQNCDGLHLRSGLPRHALSELHGNMFIEVCTTCSPVREYVRLFDVTERTSLHRHGTCRRCSHCGSELRDTIVHFGERGTLEQPLNWKGAAEAAKMADVILCLGSSLKVLKKYACLWCMNRPASKRPKLYIVNLQWTPKDDLAKLKIHGKCDEVMSLLMEELNIQIPVYDRAEDPIFSLATPLRQEEVDSHTREVIAPLDGQEDFLPDSGEQAEEATAVQGGWFGRGYGKGRKKKKKAA